Proteins found in one Plasmodium relictum strain SGS1 genome assembly, chromosome: 13 genomic segment:
- the Sel4 gene encoding selenoprotein, putative: MERLENKTSMNDIASFTLKNVVLLFIGILFFIFIYKFFKDKNKINEAKHNSEIDKKMKMAREKKLQDLEKEMIAYKEKMKEQIKKKEEEKEDRVLGTSKQRLGSKDNSFNHFKDYSGYYRPSIRNRYKNSSUR, from the exons aTGGAGAGACTGGAAAATAAAACATCGATGAATGATATAGCGTcttttacattaaaaaatgtaGTCTTGCTATTTATTGGTAtactcttttttatatttatttataagtttttcaaagataaaaataaaattaatgaagcTAAGCATAACAGtgaaatagataaaaaaatgaaaatggcaagggaaaaaaaattgcaagatttagaaaaagaaatgataGCTTACAaggaaaaaatgaaagaacaaattaaaaaaaaagaagaagaaaaagaagatagAGTATTAGGTACCTCAAAACAAAGATTAGGTTCTAAAGATAATTCATTTAATCATTTTAAAGATTACTCAGGTTATTACAGGCCATCTATAAGAAATAg atacaAAAATTCTTCTTGACGATAG